One Microbacterium esteraromaticum genomic window carries:
- a CDS encoding GNAT family N-acetyltransferase, translating into MTIALASPSLSLFDSWSDTVAEFGDVHIDGAGLERGQSADRDACAAFIEKAELYADPNATLPEGHVACDYFWITDDDEVVGFIAFRRELNDWLRSYGGHIGYSVRPSRRRRGIARAALDLVLDRARAQGYDRVMLTCDDDNVGSYRTIEGAGGELAGVIEKPEAAESGERVRQYWISL; encoded by the coding sequence ATGACGATCGCCCTGGCATCCCCGTCCCTGTCCCTCTTCGACTCCTGGTCCGACACCGTCGCCGAGTTCGGCGACGTGCACATCGACGGAGCCGGTCTCGAGCGCGGGCAGTCGGCCGACCGGGATGCCTGTGCGGCCTTCATCGAGAAGGCCGAGCTCTACGCCGACCCGAACGCGACCCTGCCCGAGGGCCATGTCGCCTGCGACTACTTCTGGATCACCGACGATGACGAGGTCGTCGGCTTCATCGCGTTCCGTCGCGAGCTGAACGACTGGCTGCGCAGCTACGGCGGGCACATCGGCTACTCCGTGCGCCCGTCCCGCCGCCGCCGGGGCATCGCCCGCGCCGCGCTGGACCTCGTGCTCGACCGCGCCCGCGCGCAGGGCTACGACCGCGTCATGCTCACCTGCGACGACGACAACGTGGGTTCGTACCGCACGATCGAAGGCGCGGGCGGCGAACTGGCCGGGGTCATCGAGAAGCCCGAAGCCGCGGAATCCGGTGAGCGCGTCCGCCAGTACTGGATCAGCCTCTGA
- a CDS encoding sugar phosphate isomerase/epimerase family protein produces the protein MSRRVTLFTGQWADLPFEEVCRLAGEWGYDGLEIACWGDHLDPWRWDDAEYIADRKAILERHGLQVWTISNHLKGQAVCDDPIDERHRNILSDRVWGDGDAEGVRQRAAEEMKNTARLAAKLGVKTVTGFTGSSIWKYVAMFPPATDEMVEAGYQDFADRWNPILDVFDEVGVRFAHEVHPSEIAYDYWTTRRTLEAIGHREAFGLNWDPSHMVWQDLDPVAFLWDFQDRIYHVHCKDTKKRLGNGRNGRLASHLPWADPRRGWDFISTGHGDVPWEDAFRMLNAIGYAGPLSVEWEDAGMDRLVGAPEALAFVRKLSSYEPSGAAFDAAFSTR, from the coding sequence ATGTCACGACGAGTAACGCTGTTCACCGGCCAGTGGGCCGACCTGCCCTTCGAGGAGGTCTGCCGTCTCGCCGGCGAGTGGGGGTACGACGGTCTCGAGATCGCGTGCTGGGGCGATCACCTCGACCCCTGGCGCTGGGATGACGCCGAGTACATCGCCGACCGCAAGGCGATCCTCGAGCGCCACGGCCTTCAGGTGTGGACCATCTCGAACCACCTGAAGGGCCAGGCGGTCTGCGACGACCCGATCGACGAGCGTCACCGCAACATCCTCTCCGACCGCGTGTGGGGCGATGGCGACGCAGAGGGCGTGCGGCAGCGGGCTGCGGAGGAGATGAAGAACACCGCACGGCTGGCCGCGAAGCTCGGGGTGAAGACCGTGACCGGGTTCACCGGTTCATCCATCTGGAAGTACGTCGCCATGTTCCCGCCCGCCACCGACGAGATGGTGGAAGCCGGCTATCAGGACTTCGCCGACCGCTGGAATCCGATCCTCGACGTGTTCGACGAGGTCGGCGTGCGATTCGCCCACGAGGTCCACCCGTCCGAGATCGCCTACGACTACTGGACCACCCGACGCACGCTGGAGGCGATCGGCCACCGCGAGGCGTTCGGCCTCAACTGGGACCCGTCGCACATGGTCTGGCAGGACCTCGACCCCGTGGCGTTCCTGTGGGACTTCCAGGACCGCATCTACCACGTGCACTGCAAGGACACCAAGAAGCGACTCGGCAACGGACGCAACGGACGCCTCGCATCGCACCTGCCGTGGGCAGACCCCCGCCGCGGATGGGATTTCATCTCGACCGGCCATGGCGACGTGCCCTGGGAGGACGCCTTCCGGATGCTCAACGCCATCGGCTACGCCGGCCCGCTCTCGGTGGAGTGGGAGGATGCCGGCATGGACCGGCTCGTCGGCGCTCCCGAGGCCCTGGCCTTCGTGCGCAAGCTGTCGTCGTACGAGCCGTCCGGCGCAGCCTTCGACGCCGCGTTCTCGACGCGCTGA
- a CDS encoding sugar ABC transporter ATP-binding protein, whose amino-acid sequence MHGVQKSFVGVHALKGVDLDVRAGEVHCLLGQNGAGKSTLIKTLAGVHQPDAGEIVWMGETVEISDPQTAISLGIATMYQELDVVDGLTVAENVFLGHEFERFGITRRRELTRETQRLLERLGHGRMSPHAEVGSLSAAEKQIVSMARALSHDTKLIIMDEPSAVLDSEEVRNLFAVIGELTSQGIAVVYITHRLEEIRAIGDRITVLKDGSTVANDLSAKNTTTVELIRHMTGRTVENVFPPATPIAADAPVLLEVDGLGLDGVFDDVSFSVRAGEIVGLAGLVGSGRSEILETVYGARRATAGTVAVDGTRIPRGSVTAAVSAGVGLSPEERKSQGLVLGEPIFKNITLSSFARLAKAGWLDEKREISIADDQIAALDLRPADPERPAATLSGGNQQKILLARWLVHGSRVLLLDEPTRGVDVGARTEIYALIRRLAAAGDAVVVVSSEIEEVLGLADTVLVIGDGRVLDTLPASQIDEHGVLDLVMKGAAA is encoded by the coding sequence ATGCACGGTGTGCAGAAGAGCTTCGTCGGCGTCCACGCCCTGAAGGGCGTCGATCTCGACGTGCGGGCCGGAGAGGTGCACTGCCTGCTCGGCCAGAACGGCGCAGGCAAGTCCACGCTCATCAAGACGCTGGCAGGCGTGCATCAGCCCGACGCGGGAGAGATCGTGTGGATGGGGGAGACCGTCGAGATCTCCGACCCGCAGACCGCCATCTCGCTCGGCATCGCGACGATGTATCAGGAGCTCGACGTCGTCGACGGCCTCACCGTCGCCGAGAACGTCTTCCTGGGCCACGAGTTCGAGCGCTTCGGCATCACCCGCCGACGTGAGCTGACCCGCGAGACGCAGCGACTGCTCGAGCGGCTCGGCCACGGGCGCATGTCGCCGCACGCCGAGGTCGGTTCGCTCAGCGCCGCAGAGAAGCAGATCGTCAGCATGGCGCGCGCACTCTCGCACGACACGAAGCTGATCATCATGGACGAGCCCTCCGCCGTGCTCGACAGCGAGGAGGTCCGCAATCTCTTCGCGGTGATCGGAGAGCTCACCTCCCAGGGCATCGCAGTGGTCTACATCACCCACCGCCTGGAGGAGATCCGCGCGATCGGCGACAGGATCACCGTGCTGAAGGACGGCTCGACGGTGGCCAACGACCTCTCGGCGAAGAACACGACCACGGTCGAGCTGATCCGCCACATGACCGGCCGCACGGTCGAGAACGTCTTCCCTCCGGCGACTCCGATCGCCGCCGACGCGCCCGTGCTGCTCGAGGTCGACGGCCTCGGACTCGATGGCGTGTTCGACGACGTGTCGTTCTCGGTTCGCGCCGGTGAGATCGTCGGCCTCGCCGGCCTCGTCGGGTCGGGACGCAGCGAGATCCTCGAGACCGTCTACGGAGCCCGTCGGGCGACAGCGGGCACCGTCGCCGTCGACGGCACTCGCATCCCTCGGGGGTCGGTCACCGCCGCTGTCTCGGCCGGAGTCGGGCTGAGCCCCGAGGAGCGCAAGTCCCAGGGCCTCGTGCTCGGCGAGCCGATCTTCAAGAACATCACGCTGTCATCGTTCGCTCGTCTCGCGAAGGCCGGCTGGCTCGACGAGAAGCGCGAGATCAGCATCGCCGACGATCAGATCGCCGCGCTCGACCTGCGCCCCGCCGATCCCGAGCGCCCCGCCGCCACGCTGTCCGGCGGCAACCAGCAGAAGATCCTGCTGGCCCGCTGGCTCGTGCACGGCAGTCGCGTGCTGCTGCTCGACGAGCCGACCCGCGGTGTCGACGTCGGTGCGCGCACCGAGATCTACGCCCTCATCCGTCGTCTCGCCGCGGCCGGCGACGCCGTCGTCGTGGTGTCGAGCGAGATCGAGGAGGTGCTCGGCCTCGCCGACACCGTGCTCGTGATCGGCGACGGCCGCGTGCTCGACACCCTTCCCGCATCCCAGATCGACGAGCACGGTGTGCTCGACCTCGTCATGAAAGGGGCAGCCGCGTGA
- a CDS encoding phosphoribosylaminoimidazolesuccinocarboxamide synthase, protein MSEAQSIPGWRHLYSGKVRDLYASEDPADTRILVVASDRVSAFDFVLSPGIPQKGELLTQLSDWWFEQLSDVPNHLAEGEIPDAVAGRAMLAMALEILPIECVVRGYITGTGWAEYVEHGTVCGIALPAGLSNGDRLPEPLFTPAYKAPLGEHDENITFERVVELVGAERAAQLRDASLSLYRRASEIAEQKGLILADTKFEFGVDSEGTLRLADEVLTSDSSRYWDAEAWASGTTPEERMASFDKQIVRDWLAANWDKQGEPPALPDEVVEQTAARYRELIGRLKG, encoded by the coding sequence GTGAGCGAAGCACAGAGCATCCCCGGCTGGCGGCACCTGTACTCGGGCAAGGTCCGCGACCTGTACGCCTCGGAGGACCCGGCCGACACGCGCATCCTCGTCGTGGCCAGCGACAGGGTGAGCGCCTTCGACTTCGTGCTCAGCCCCGGCATCCCGCAGAAGGGCGAACTGCTGACGCAGCTGAGCGACTGGTGGTTCGAGCAGCTCTCCGATGTGCCGAATCACCTCGCCGAGGGTGAGATCCCGGATGCCGTGGCCGGCCGAGCCATGCTCGCGATGGCCCTCGAGATCCTGCCCATCGAGTGCGTGGTGCGCGGGTACATCACCGGCACCGGCTGGGCGGAGTACGTCGAGCACGGCACCGTGTGCGGCATCGCTCTGCCCGCCGGGCTCTCGAACGGCGACCGCCTGCCCGAGCCGCTCTTCACTCCCGCCTACAAGGCACCCCTGGGCGAGCACGACGAGAACATCACCTTCGAGCGCGTGGTCGAGCTGGTGGGCGCCGAGCGCGCGGCTCAGCTGCGTGACGCCTCGCTCTCGCTGTACCGCCGCGCCTCGGAGATCGCCGAGCAGAAGGGCCTGATCCTCGCCGACACGAAGTTCGAGTTCGGCGTCGACTCAGAGGGCACCCTCCGCCTGGCCGACGAAGTGCTCACCAGCGACTCGTCCCGCTACTGGGATGCCGAGGCCTGGGCGTCCGGCACGACGCCGGAGGAGCGGATGGCGAGCTTCGACAAGCAGATCGTGCGCGACTGGCTCGCAGCCAACTGGGACAAGCAGGGCGAGCCGCCCGCGCTGCCCGACGAGGTGGTCGAGCAGACCGCCGCCCGCTACCGCGAGCTCATCGGACGCCTGAAGGGCTGA
- a CDS encoding DHA2 family efflux MFS transporter permease subunit, whose amino-acid sequence MTSTQATRTQTRSPWPALWALVIGFFMLLVDTTIVSVANPAIKAALDPDTNNLDNVVWVTSAYLLAYAVPLLITGRLGDRFGPKNIYLIGLAIFTLASLWCGLSTTLEGLIAARAAQGLGAAFMTPQTMAVITRTFPPQRRGAAMGLWGATAGVATLVGPLLGGVLVDAFGWEAIFFVNIPVGVVGFVLAWILVPTLETHPHRFDLVGVVLSAVALFLIVFGLQEGEAYDWGTIAGPVSVWGLIIAGVVVLALFIVQQALTKSEPLVPLALFRDRNFSGANAAIAVVGFAVTGMSLPFMFFLQLARGLTPTEAALLMIPMAVLSGVLAPGAGKLLDRIDPRWILIPGLLCVAGGQLWNAALMNMDTPTWMFLLPSAVLGIGNAGMWGPLATTATRNLPPRQAGAGAGIYNTTRTIGSVVGSAAIAAFMQSRLEANLPGLSEAPAGLAGGGQMPPQVAEGFSAGMAQAMMLPACVLGIALIAALFLGRNRAERSQSH is encoded by the coding sequence GTGACTTCGACGCAGGCGACCCGCACGCAGACCCGCAGCCCCTGGCCCGCACTGTGGGCGCTCGTCATCGGCTTCTTCATGCTGCTGGTCGACACGACCATCGTCTCGGTGGCGAACCCGGCGATCAAGGCCGCGCTCGACCCCGACACGAACAACCTCGACAACGTGGTGTGGGTGACCAGTGCGTACCTGCTCGCCTATGCGGTGCCGCTGCTGATCACCGGGCGCCTCGGCGACCGGTTCGGGCCGAAGAACATCTACCTGATCGGCCTGGCGATCTTCACCCTGGCATCCCTCTGGTGCGGACTGTCGACCACGCTGGAGGGCCTCATCGCCGCCCGAGCGGCGCAGGGCCTCGGCGCGGCCTTCATGACGCCGCAGACGATGGCCGTGATCACGCGCACCTTCCCGCCGCAGCGCCGGGGTGCCGCGATGGGGCTGTGGGGTGCGACCGCGGGCGTCGCCACACTCGTCGGCCCGCTGCTGGGCGGTGTGCTCGTCGACGCATTCGGCTGGGAGGCGATCTTCTTCGTCAACATCCCCGTCGGCGTCGTCGGGTTCGTGCTCGCCTGGATCCTCGTGCCCACGCTCGAGACCCATCCGCACCGTTTCGATCTCGTCGGCGTGGTGCTCAGCGCCGTCGCGCTGTTCCTCATCGTGTTCGGCCTGCAGGAGGGTGAGGCCTACGACTGGGGCACCATCGCGGGCCCCGTGTCGGTGTGGGGCCTGATCATCGCCGGTGTGGTCGTGCTGGCGCTGTTCATCGTGCAGCAGGCGCTGACCAAGAGCGAGCCCCTCGTGCCGCTGGCGCTGTTCCGCGACCGGAACTTCTCGGGTGCGAACGCGGCGATCGCGGTGGTCGGGTTCGCTGTGACGGGCATGTCGCTGCCCTTCATGTTCTTCCTGCAGCTCGCTCGCGGGCTGACACCCACCGAGGCGGCGCTGCTGATGATCCCGATGGCCGTGCTCTCGGGTGTTCTCGCCCCCGGTGCGGGCAAGCTGCTCGACCGCATCGACCCGCGGTGGATCCTCATCCCCGGCCTGCTGTGCGTCGCCGGCGGCCAGCTGTGGAACGCCGCGCTGATGAACATGGACACCCCGACCTGGATGTTCCTGCTGCCCTCCGCCGTGCTCGGCATCGGCAACGCGGGCATGTGGGGACCGCTGGCGACCACGGCGACGCGCAACCTCCCGCCGCGTCAGGCGGGCGCAGGTGCCGGCATCTACAACACCACTCGCACGATCGGCTCGGTGGTCGGTTCGGCCGCCATCGCGGCGTTCATGCAGTCGAGGCTCGAAGCGAACCTGCCCGGGCTCTCCGAGGCTCCGGCCGGTCTCGCCGGCGGCGGGCAGATGCCGCCGCAGGTCGCCGAGGGCTTCTCGGCCGGTATGGCGCAGGCGATGATGCTGCCGGCCTGCGTGCTGGGCATCGCCCTGATCGCCGCGCTGTTCCTCGGACGGAACCGTGCCGAGCGGTCACAGTCGCACTGA
- a CDS encoding GNAT family N-acetyltransferase — protein MDDETLTDRLRLRRPTDADFEAIHEIHADPRVWLHYPTLRHADRAPTERMFARWAAAWDEMGLGSWVVRLRDTGEVIGAGGCTMLPGEPGERVWNLGYRISADHHGHGYATELARAALAAARSVSPDTPVIAYLVEHNRASAAVAEKVGLRLVHRAPDAGNPDPEVIRLVYADRELADAQLATALR, from the coding sequence ATGGATGACGAGACCCTCACCGACCGCCTGCGCCTGCGGCGCCCCACGGATGCCGATTTCGAGGCGATCCACGAGATCCATGCCGACCCCAGGGTGTGGCTGCACTACCCGACGCTGCGGCATGCCGACAGGGCGCCCACCGAGCGGATGTTCGCACGGTGGGCGGCGGCATGGGACGAGATGGGGCTCGGCTCGTGGGTCGTGCGGCTGCGCGACACCGGCGAGGTGATCGGCGCGGGCGGGTGCACGATGCTGCCCGGTGAGCCGGGAGAGCGGGTGTGGAACCTCGGCTACCGCATCTCGGCCGACCATCACGGCCACGGCTATGCGACCGAGCTCGCGCGCGCCGCGCTCGCCGCCGCTCGCTCCGTCTCACCCGACACCCCGGTCATCGCCTATCTCGTCGAGCACAACCGGGCGTCAGCCGCGGTGGCCGAGAAGGTCGGGCTGCGTCTGGTGCATCGTGCTCCGGATGCCGGGAACCCCGACCCCGAGGTGATCCGTCTCGTCTACGCCGACCGCGAGCTCGCCGACGCTCAGCTCGCCACGGCGCTGCGCTGA
- a CDS encoding ABC transporter permease, with protein MSAQPSAAEAARPNTDPRTSPLSRLMAGSVGRNLGLVLALILLVIVGALTSPNFANFDNALVILRQASIVGVVSIGATFVIIAGGIDLSVGAVMALSSVVASLAAVQTAAKGSHWIVTVLVAVAVALVAGLINGVVIAYGKVIAFMATLAMLVGARGLAEILANNRTLVISDRDFVKALNADILGIDMLIWIFVVVAVLGWLLLNRTTFGRRTVAIGGNAEAARLAGIKVKRHTMWLYALAGLTVGIGAVMIMGRTTAGTSTHGTLLELDVIAAVVVGGTLLIGGRGTIVGTVLGVLIFATLTNVFVQNNLSSSMQSVTKGVIIVIAVLLQQRFAVKRVGRST; from the coding sequence GTGAGCGCCCAGCCTTCCGCCGCTGAGGCGGCACGACCCAACACCGACCCTCGCACCTCACCGCTGAGCCGTCTCATGGCCGGCTCGGTGGGCCGCAATCTCGGCTTGGTGCTCGCCCTCATCCTGCTCGTCATCGTGGGCGCGCTGACCTCGCCCAACTTCGCGAACTTCGACAACGCGCTGGTCATCCTGCGCCAGGCGTCGATCGTCGGTGTCGTGAGCATCGGCGCGACCTTCGTGATCATCGCCGGCGGCATCGACCTCTCGGTGGGAGCGGTGATGGCGCTGTCGTCGGTCGTCGCCTCGCTCGCCGCCGTGCAGACGGCTGCGAAGGGCAGTCACTGGATCGTGACCGTGCTCGTCGCCGTCGCCGTGGCGCTCGTCGCCGGCCTGATCAACGGCGTGGTCATCGCCTATGGCAAGGTCATCGCCTTCATGGCCACGCTCGCGATGCTGGTCGGCGCGCGTGGGCTGGCCGAGATCCTCGCGAACAACCGCACGCTGGTCATCTCCGACCGCGATTTCGTGAAGGCGCTCAACGCCGACATCCTCGGCATCGACATGCTCATCTGGATCTTCGTCGTCGTCGCCGTGCTCGGCTGGCTGCTGCTCAACCGGACGACCTTCGGGCGCCGCACCGTCGCCATCGGCGGCAACGCCGAGGCCGCACGCCTGGCCGGAATCAAGGTCAAGCGTCACACGATGTGGCTGTACGCGCTCGCCGGGCTCACCGTGGGCATCGGCGCGGTCATGATCATGGGCCGCACCACCGCCGGCACCTCGACGCACGGGACGCTGCTCGAGCTCGACGTGATCGCCGCCGTCGTCGTCGGAGGAACGCTGCTGATCGGCGGCCGTGGCACCATCGTCGGCACCGTGCTGGGCGTGCTCATCTTCGCCACGCTCACGAACGTGTTCGTGCAGAACAACCTCAGCTCGTCGATGCAGTCGGTCACGAAGGGCGTGATCATCGTGATCGCCGTGCTGCTTCAGCAGCGCTTCGCCGTCAAGCGCGTGGGACGCTCGACCTGA
- a CDS encoding ROK family transcriptional regulator, translating into MGSNVSSVGVGELFQLLRDGMPRTRAQLAKATGLARSTVAARVDELMQAGLITAVADATSTGGRPPSQFALNPAAKVVLAVDIGASHTTVAVSDLTGGILSERTGQIEVAQGPEAVLTWVSETALALMSESGLGKDRIAAVGMGVPGPVEYPAGRPTNPPIMPGWDRFDVPGWVQQHLQVPVLVDNDVNISALGERSVAWPKADHLIFVKVATGIGAGIVSDGRLLRGAQGIAGDIGHVRVARGSDVPCQCGNRGCLEALASGPAIARALTALGVPARSGADVVELVKAGNLEAIQAVRQAGRDIGEVLTASVSLLNPSVISIGGAMARVGEHLIAGVREVVYTRSTPLATEHLTIAPAATAGRAAVIGASMLAVEHALSPAILPQSFSLNG; encoded by the coding sequence ATGGGTTCGAATGTGAGTTCGGTCGGCGTCGGCGAACTCTTCCAGCTGCTGCGCGACGGGATGCCGCGTACGCGGGCCCAGTTGGCGAAGGCCACGGGGCTGGCGCGTTCGACGGTCGCGGCCCGCGTCGATGAGCTCATGCAGGCGGGACTGATCACCGCCGTGGCCGACGCCACCTCGACCGGAGGGCGCCCGCCGTCGCAGTTCGCGCTGAACCCCGCGGCGAAAGTGGTGCTGGCCGTCGACATCGGCGCATCGCACACCACGGTGGCCGTATCCGACCTGACGGGCGGCATCCTCTCGGAGCGCACCGGTCAGATCGAGGTCGCGCAGGGGCCCGAGGCCGTGCTCACCTGGGTGTCGGAGACGGCCCTCGCGCTGATGAGCGAATCGGGACTGGGCAAAGACCGCATCGCAGCGGTCGGCATGGGAGTGCCTGGGCCGGTCGAGTACCCGGCAGGTCGTCCGACCAACCCGCCGATCATGCCGGGGTGGGACCGTTTCGACGTGCCCGGATGGGTGCAGCAGCACCTGCAGGTGCCCGTGCTCGTCGACAACGACGTGAACATCTCCGCGCTCGGCGAGCGCTCGGTGGCCTGGCCGAAGGCCGATCACCTCATCTTCGTGAAGGTCGCCACAGGCATCGGTGCGGGCATCGTGTCGGACGGGCGACTGCTGCGGGGTGCGCAGGGCATCGCCGGCGACATCGGCCACGTGCGCGTGGCGAGAGGGTCGGACGTGCCCTGCCAGTGCGGCAATCGCGGATGCCTCGAAGCCCTGGCATCCGGTCCGGCGATCGCCCGTGCGCTGACGGCGCTGGGGGTGCCGGCTCGTTCCGGCGCCGATGTCGTCGAGCTGGTCAAGGCAGGCAATCTCGAGGCGATTCAGGCCGTGCGGCAGGCAGGACGCGATATCGGCGAGGTGCTCACTGCGTCGGTGAGCCTCTTGAATCCGTCGGTCATCTCGATCGGCGGAGCGATGGCCCGCGTCGGTGAGCACCTCATCGCGGGCGTGCGCGAGGTCGTCTACACGCGCTCGACACCGCTGGCGACCGAGCATCTCACCATCGCCCCTGCCGCGACCGCCGGCCGCGCCGCGGTGATCGGCGCGAGCATGCTCGCGGTCGAGCACGCTCTCTCGCCCGCGATCCTTCCCCAGAGCTTCTCGCTCAACGGCTGA
- a CDS encoding substrate-binding domain-containing protein — translation MHGMRTRRLRPVMAGAAALLAVGLLAGCTSDGSEGETTDRQGTTSDENAATGDSVVIGWSGPEADHGWLGAINSGAIAAAEGFDDVELRQAEGTNDASQQIAAVEQFINEKVDAIVLLPTDGAALTEVAMKAMEAGIPVINVDREFSSTFASRATILGDNYGMGVSAGTYICEQLDGQSDAVVAEIAGIDSLPLTQDRSQGFKDALEDCGLDVTARVAADFTVAGGESAASQLLSANPKIDAIWNHDDDQGVGVMAAIDAAGRDDFFLVGGAGSVNMMDRIKADDGVIKATVIYPSTQAADGIALARLIAQGKTMSDLITPSVPYRIVLDAPVVTKDNVDEFIDLAFES, via the coding sequence ATGCACGGCATGCGCACACGTCGGCTGCGGCCGGTCATGGCCGGAGCGGCCGCACTGCTCGCGGTCGGCCTGCTGGCCGGCTGCACCAGCGACGGCTCGGAGGGCGAGACCACCGACCGTCAGGGAACCACCAGCGACGAGAACGCCGCCACGGGCGACAGCGTCGTCATCGGCTGGTCGGGCCCCGAGGCCGACCACGGCTGGCTCGGCGCCATCAACTCCGGCGCCATCGCCGCAGCCGAGGGATTCGACGACGTCGAGCTGCGACAGGCGGAGGGCACCAACGACGCCAGCCAGCAGATCGCCGCTGTCGAGCAGTTCATCAACGAGAAGGTCGACGCGATCGTGCTGCTGCCGACCGACGGCGCGGCCCTCACCGAGGTCGCCATGAAGGCCATGGAAGCCGGCATCCCCGTCATCAACGTCGACCGCGAGTTCTCGAGCACCTTCGCCTCGCGCGCCACGATCCTCGGCGACAACTACGGCATGGGCGTCAGCGCCGGCACCTACATCTGCGAGCAGCTGGATGGCCAGTCCGACGCCGTGGTCGCGGAGATCGCGGGAATCGACTCGCTGCCGCTGACGCAGGACCGCTCGCAGGGCTTCAAGGACGCCCTCGAGGACTGCGGCCTCGACGTGACGGCCCGCGTGGCAGCCGACTTCACCGTGGCGGGCGGCGAGAGCGCCGCGTCGCAGCTGCTGTCGGCCAACCCGAAGATCGACGCGATCTGGAACCACGACGACGACCAGGGTGTCGGCGTGATGGCTGCGATCGATGCAGCAGGTCGCGACGACTTCTTCCTCGTCGGCGGCGCCGGCAGCGTCAACATGATGGACCGCATCAAGGCCGACGACGGAGTCATCAAGGCGACCGTGATCTACCCCTCGACGCAGGCGGCCGACGGCATCGCGCTCGCTCGCCTGATCGCTCAGGGCAAGACCATGAGCGATCTGATCACGCCCAGCGTCCCGTACCGCATCGTGCTGGACGCACCGGTGGTGACCAAGGACAACGTCGACGAGTTCATCGACCTCGCCTTCGAGTCCTGA
- a CDS encoding Gfo/Idh/MocA family protein — protein MSAPLRVAMIGHGFMGAAHSVGWRQAPAAFTLPAQPVMSTLVGRNAEAAGEAAARWGWQEAASDWREVIERDDIDIVDIVTPGDSHAEIAVAALAAGKHVLCEKPLANSVAEAQLMADAATRAAASGIRSMVGFTYRRVPAATLMRDMIAEGRIGSIRQVRASYRQDWLADADTPMTWRLDKDRAGSGALGDIGAHAIDMCQFVTGQSLRSVSGIVETLVEERPLLGESVGLGGTAGDGRGRVTVDDVALFSARLDSGALASFEATRFATGRKNALEIEVSGERGALHWNLEDMNALNFYDATKDAGEQGFTRILVTEPQHPYLSGWWPAGHMLGYEHGFSHQVKDFVEAIAAGAQPTPSFDDGLHVQRVLDAVERSAADRSAWTEV, from the coding sequence ATGTCTGCACCGCTGCGCGTGGCGATGATCGGCCACGGATTCATGGGCGCCGCCCACTCGGTCGGCTGGCGCCAGGCTCCCGCCGCCTTCACCCTGCCGGCTCAGCCGGTGATGTCCACACTCGTCGGGCGCAACGCCGAAGCCGCAGGCGAGGCAGCCGCCCGCTGGGGATGGCAGGAGGCGGCAAGCGACTGGCGCGAGGTCATCGAGCGCGACGACATCGACATCGTCGACATCGTGACGCCAGGCGACTCGCACGCTGAGATCGCCGTGGCGGCGCTGGCAGCCGGCAAGCACGTCCTCTGCGAGAAGCCTCTCGCGAACTCCGTCGCCGAAGCGCAGCTGATGGCGGATGCCGCCACGCGCGCGGCGGCATCCGGCATCCGGTCGATGGTCGGATTCACCTACCGACGCGTCCCCGCCGCCACGCTCATGAGGGACATGATCGCCGAGGGACGCATCGGCAGCATCCGCCAGGTGCGGGCCTCGTACCGCCAGGACTGGCTCGCCGACGCGGATACCCCGATGACCTGGCGGCTCGACAAGGACCGAGCAGGCTCGGGCGCACTCGGCGACATCGGCGCTCACGCGATCGACATGTGCCAGTTCGTCACGGGGCAGTCGCTGCGCAGCGTCTCGGGCATCGTCGAGACACTCGTCGAAGAACGCCCGCTTCTGGGTGAATCCGTCGGTCTCGGCGGAACCGCCGGCGACGGCCGCGGCCGCGTCACCGTCGATGACGTCGCGCTGTTCAGCGCACGCCTGGACTCCGGCGCTCTCGCCTCGTTCGAGGCGACCCGGTTCGCGACGGGGCGCAAGAACGCCCTGGAGATCGAGGTCTCCGGCGAGCGCGGTGCCCTGCACTGGAACCTCGAGGACATGAACGCCCTGAACTTCTACGACGCCACGAAGGACGCCGGAGAGCAGGGGTTCACCCGCATCCTGGTGACCGAGCCGCAGCATCCGTATCTCTCGGGCTGGTGGCCGGCCGGGCACATGCTCGGCTACGAGCACGGGTTCTCGCACCAGGTGAAAGACTTCGTCGAGGCGATCGCCGCGGGCGCGCAGCCGACGCCGAGCTTCGACGACGGGCTGCACGTGCAGCGTGTGCTCGACGCGGTCGAGCGCAGTGCCGCCGACAGGTCGGCGTGGACCGAGGTATGA
- a CDS encoding helix-turn-helix transcriptional regulator, whose product MQSRVKELRTERGLSQQALATALGVSRQTINAIETGRYDPSLTLAVHLARHFGSTVEEVFDVDA is encoded by the coding sequence GTGCAGAGCAGGGTCAAAGAGCTGAGGACCGAACGCGGTCTCTCGCAGCAGGCGCTCGCGACCGCGCTCGGGGTGTCTCGCCAGACCATCAACGCGATCGAGACCGGCCGCTACGATCCCTCTCTCACGCTCGCCGTGCATCTGGCGAGGCACTTCGGCTCGACCGTTGAGGAGGTCTTCGATGTCGATGCATGA